A window of Dorea formicigenerans contains these coding sequences:
- a CDS encoding DUF5348 domain-containing protein, with amino-acid sequence MAQKMTGALVFDERTDRYDIRFDLNSYYGGLHCGECFDVFVRGKWKPTRIEYGDNWYLVGIRAEDLNGLRVRI; translated from the coding sequence ATGGCACAGAAAATGACAGGAGCATTGGTATTTGACGAGCGCACCGACCGTTACGACATTCGCTTTGACTTAAACAGCTACTACGGGGGCTTGCATTGCGGTGAGTGCTTTGACGTATTCGTGCGGGGCAAGTGGAAGCCGACCCGGATTGAGTACGGCGACAACTGGTATCTTGTGGGTATCAGAGCCGAGGACTTGAACGGGCTGCGGGTGCGTATCTGA
- a CDS encoding DUF6017 domain-containing protein, producing the protein MAVFRVERNKGYTVMSNHHLRNKELSLKAKGLLSQMLSLPEDWDYTLKGLSLINREKIDAIREAIKELERAGYIVRSRERDEKGRLRGADYVIFEQPQPPTPDLPTLENPTLDNPTQEKPTLEKPTLENPTQLNKDIQRTDLPKKEKSNTDLSSTHSIPILSPNPSPCREAATPPERKGTEAAAQSAVDIYREIIKDNIDYHILKQDMKFDGDRLDEIVDLMLETVCTARKRVRIAGDDYPAELVKSKFMKLDGEHIRFVLDCMRENTTKIRNIKQYLKAALFNAPSTIGNYYTSLVAHDMASGALSPKKPQYGDPDYYSFKPGESL; encoded by the coding sequence ATGGCAGTTTTCAGAGTGGAACGGAACAAGGGCTACACCGTAATGAGCAACCACCACCTACGCAACAAGGAGCTTTCCTTAAAGGCAAAAGGGCTGTTGTCGCAAATGCTGTCACTCCCCGAAGATTGGGACTACACCTTGAAAGGCTTATCCCTTATCAACCGGGAGAAGATAGACGCTATCCGCGAAGCCATTAAGGAGCTTGAACGCGCCGGGTATATCGTTCGGTCAAGGGAGCGCGACGAGAAAGGACGCTTGCGGGGCGCGGACTATGTGATATTCGAGCAGCCGCAGCCGCCTACGCCGGATTTACCTACATTGGAAAATCCAACATTGGATAATCCAACGCAGGAAAAACCAACATTGGAAAAACCTACGTTGGAAAATCCAACGCAATTAAATAAAGATATACAAAGAACTGACTTACCAAAAAAAGAAAAATCAAATACAGATTTATCAAGTACCCATTCCATTCCTATCCTTTCCCCTAACCCCTCTCCTTGCAGAGAAGCGGCTACGCCGCCGGAACGGAAAGGAACGGAAGCGGCAGCACAGAGCGCAGTTGATATATACCGGGAAATCATCAAGGACAATATCGACTACCACATTCTCAAACAGGACATGAAGTTTGACGGGGACAGGCTGGACGAGATTGTAGACCTCATGCTTGAAACCGTATGCACCGCCAGAAAGCGGGTACGGATTGCGGGGGACGACTACCCGGCAGAGCTTGTGAAATCTAAGTTTATGAAACTGGACGGCGAGCATATCCGCTTTGTGCTTGACTGTATGCGGGAGAACACAACGAAAATCCGCAACATCAAGCAATATCTGAAAGCAGCCCTTTTCAACGCCCCGTCCACTATCGGCAATTATTACACTTCCCTTGTCGCCCATGACATGGCAAGCGGCGCACTGTCACCGAAGAAGCCGCAGTACGGCGACCCGGACTATTATTCATTCAAACCGGGCGAAAGCCTGTAA